The DNA window CTAATACGTCAAATATCTGATATTTTATAAAAGGCAACTAAACGGTGTTCAAGAGATTTGTAATTGTAACATAATATTATGCTATTTTCACGCAATTGTAGGATGAAAGAAGAAATTTCGgggcttttttttcttttgcggAGACACTGTAGGTAAAATTAACTAAAAGTAAAGTTTTGCGGATGCGGTGTCGGGTCTGGGTTCAAGTTCAGGTCGGAGCCAATCGGGTAACTTGCTTAACAATCATATaaaaaagttttgaaggagCTTATCTTTTCCACTTCATCAAAAGtgactgttttatttattaaaaatacaaaagacaatacacatataccgttaaggtttatgGAGTTCCCTggattcctcatgaatcccatTATTAGaactcgagcttgacaaaattacgTCTTGAAAATCCaacatgcttaacaaacataacgaaGAAATCAAATCAACTATCATATGCCATGGGTCTTTAAGAGTTtctttctgatcatcatcagcgaTTCCACTTCATCAAATGCCATTCTTTTTAATGTTATTCCTTTTCTGATAAAGATACAAAAGTCACTATtggtgtgccgttcagatttgaagagttcccttgATTCTTAATGGAGCCCGCCACCAAAACACGAGCTTGACCAGAATGTGACTTAAAACCCCAACGTTCTTAGCAAACGAAAATCAGTTTACCTttaagatttgaagagtttccttgaattctccaggatcccatcatcagaactggacaccacttgataaaaataggaccaAACTGTATATAcattcgataaaaaaaaatcggttcagaGTTGAGGGAGATATCGcataacaaatatttaaaaaaaatacagatgaaCTGATAACCTCCTCCATTGATctcagctttggacacttggaggccttggtattttttttctttttatagtatatttatttcattttactcCTCCATTGATATTTGGAaatcggttaaaaatgaaaGAACTCACCAGGACACAAAAGATgccataacctaaccacaaaattaaaattttgaaaaaatcccccgaccgcgacatagtggaccgattttcatgaaacatggctaagaacactcccgactaactcagctttcaaacaaaaaaacctaaatcgaaatcggttcacccgttcgggagctacggtgccacagacagacacacacagacagacaaacagacagacagacagacagacagacacatcaaacttataacaccccgtcgtttttgcgtcgggggttaaaaacgattACTTTCatcatttcaataaaattatagaTGAGATTCGTTCTCAGAGAGTTGAAAATAGTGTCTTTTCATACCATTTTACATCGGAATATGCTGCGtctaacataaaaaaatatgtaacatcACTTACGTTACATTCTTAAATTGTTCATGTCGATTGAACTTCAGATATACTTTTCAAAGCAATAATCTTCACCAATTCCTAACAAAAACTGGTCTCAGCAGTCAACAAATCGTCCTatgagatttttatttatatactgtGTTTATAAAGTCCATAAAAACACAATATAAGCGAAAAATCtgttttatttaacaatttacCTGAAGGTAACAAAAACTCGGTTATAAACCGAAATTCGAATCGGTTTCGAGTTTCACCGAAAAAAAACCGATACTCGGTTTTCGGTTCTAGCTGCATTCCctagttttgttaaagttttactcccatagttccgatcactgattattataggtacattattattatctaCTCGCGAACTTTCCGGAACTTTTCTAAAAACACTGGTTTAAATGTACTACGTTGTATTTTTCTACAAACTTTACCCACATTGGAAACCGACAATTTGTACAAATGCACATACCTGTGTGTTAAATTTggtgccttttggcattaagtccgccatttctACATGTAtctttggttgtgcaataaagttataaataaaaagtaGGTGTGACAATGTGGGTACCTAACTTaatgccacacctcggacatctggcgatcaaatacatgaaagaggcgtgttcctacTGTTCCTAGCACActgtctaagctcgtgtacatAGGTCAACCCGCATAGGTATGCACTATGCTTGtctgagtgaaatatgacaggtcgactgttcgcgtttttgacaggcggtaactgtgaggtaaccgagagggggtgggcggcactttcagcggggagcgggagtggccatctgtacgatagtactctttattatactgtgcttatgcTCTGTCTCATCTCCATCGTTGCAGACCAACAAGCCGATCATGGAGAAGAAGCGGCGCGCGCGCATCAACAACTGCCTCAACGAGCTCAAAGACTTACTCATGGATCCTGACAAAGACGTAAGTTACCCctacttacttaatattatcCGCCTGCCTATAAGTACATTAAGTACCAAAGAATTCAAAGGTTTAAGCTCAGTCAGAACGTCAGTGATAAATACACCTACTTGGTGCAGATTGCCTGGTAAATGATATAACTTCAGGCCGTCCTTtacgcactatttgtaagtgcgatagggacgcaccgatgcgataacgtttatccaactagtgtgctacgcccgctggcTTTCGCCGTTATAGACTCGTTAAAAAGAAATATGCCATGATTATAACATATATTTCTATGGAAGCCTGCAGcgatagcatggtcgcacgataaactataaaacatcgggctgtccctatcgcatttacaaatagtgcgatagggacggccagacattttatcatttatcgcgcgaccatgcctgCCTGCCTGATCCTACTGAGTAACCATCAATGGTCCTAAAATACTTATAGTAGACCTTTCAGTTAGTTTAATCATTCTATTCCTAAGCTCAAAAATGAACCTTCCTTTTTCCAGCCCGCCCGGCACTCGAAGCTGGAGAAGGCGGACATCCTCGAGCTGACCGTCAAGCACCTGCAGACGCTCCAGCGGCAGCAGCTCGCCGCCGCCATCGCCGCCGACCCCGCCGTGCTGCACCGATTCCGAGCCGGCTTCGGAGACTGCGCCGTCGAAGTCCGGCGGTACCTCTCCAGGCTTGCCAGTGTCCCTACAGGACTTAGACACAGACTGGGAAACCATCTCACCTCGTGCATAAACGGAATAGAACGCCTACACAAACCTAAAGACTACCCAGCTTTAGTCCCCGACCCTTTAAGACTAGACGACGAAAGACCTAGCGCTTTCCACTGCGTCCGAGCTACCCGACCGACAAGCCCACCGTTAAGCCCCCTCTCATGCGACTCAGCCTGCGATTCCTCCACTGAACTCGAAACCCCACCGCGACCAGTACAAAAATTCCCCTTCCCAACACCACCCAGCAGATCAGCTTCCGACCAAGACAGCAGCCCCGAAACTCAAAAAGCAACAGTTTCTTCAACCACAATTTCCCCAGAAACTTTAAAGCAGGAGGCTTTAAGAAACAAGAAGTACATGGAGCCTTTATCGATAGTTATAGATGTCGAAAACTATAAGATAGGAATCGACGCGTCACCGAAGCGAGCTGTGGACTACTCAATAAGACAGAAGTTAAAAAGATCTGTGACGGAAACTAGTGGACCGCCATTAAAAGTCTTAAGAATAGAACCGGTAGAAAAACCTATTGAGAAACTTTATGACTTGACAACGCCTGAGAAGCGAGCGCCACCGATCTACCCTATAAAGTTAACATTGCCTGATAGCATACCTAGTGTGGTAGAAAGGCCGTCTTTTGAGAGACCAGTCAGTTCTGTGATCACGCATACAGCGGAGTC is part of the Leguminivora glycinivorella isolate SPB_JAAS2020 chromosome 10, LegGlyc_1.1, whole genome shotgun sequence genome and encodes:
- the LOC125230522 gene encoding protein deadpan-like, whose product is MPCSEDDDSQNGFAEQQMSKAELRKTNKPIMEKKRRARINNCLNELKDLLMDPDKDPARHSKLEKADILELTVKHLQTLQRQQLAAAIAADPAVLHRFRAGFGDCAVEVRRYLSRLASVPTGLRHRLGNHLTSCINGIERLHKPKDYPALVPDPLRLDDERPSAFHCVRATRPTSPPLSPLSCDSACDSSTELETPPRPVQKFPFPTPPSRSASDQDSSPETQKATVSSTTISPETLKQEALRNKKYMEPLSIVIDVENYKIGIDASPKRAVDYSIRQKLKRSVTETSGPPLKVLRIEPVEKPIEKLYDLTTPEKRAPPIYPIKLTLPDSIPSVVERPSFERPVSSVITHTAESLAQSSVNQEKAQKEADTSSKSPGQGTSTEMWRPW